From Segatella copri, the proteins below share one genomic window:
- the hisS gene encoding histidine--tRNA ligase translates to MAQKPSIPKGTRDFGPVEMAKRNYIFNTIKEVYALYGFQQIETPAMETLQTLMGKYGEEGDKLLFKILNSGDYMNKVSDEDIHSLGSLKLAAKLCEKGLRYDLTVPFARYVVQHREELQMPFKRYQIQPVWRADRPQKGRYREFYQCDADVVGSDSLLNEVELMQIVDTVFTKFGVRVCIKINNRKILTGIAEVIGEAEKIVDITVAIDKLDKIGLDNVNEELRNDGISEDAIEKLQPIISLSGTNDEKLEVIAKVLEGSEVGLKGVEETKFILDTLKTLGLNNEIELDLTLARGLNYYTGAIFEVKALDTPMGSITGGGRYDNLTGIFGLPGLSGVGISFGADRIYDVLGALDLYPKEAVNATQVLFINFGEKETAYCLPIVSAARAAGIRTEIFPDKAKMKKQMSYANAKNIPFVVLAGENEMAQGKVTLKNMETGEQTLVTAEELIAKINK, encoded by the coding sequence ATGGCTCAGAAACCAAGTATACCAAAGGGCACGAGAGATTTTGGTCCTGTTGAGATGGCGAAACGCAACTACATCTTCAACACCATCAAGGAAGTGTATGCTCTTTATGGATTCCAGCAGATTGAAACCCCTGCCATGGAAACCCTTCAGACTTTGATGGGCAAGTATGGTGAAGAGGGTGATAAACTGCTTTTTAAGATATTGAATTCAGGCGACTATATGAATAAGGTGAGCGATGAGGATATTCATTCTCTCGGATCACTCAAATTAGCAGCGAAACTTTGTGAGAAGGGTCTTCGTTATGACCTGACCGTTCCTTTCGCACGTTATGTAGTGCAGCACCGCGAGGAGTTGCAGATGCCTTTCAAACGTTATCAGATTCAGCCAGTATGGCGTGCAGACCGCCCTCAGAAGGGACGTTACCGTGAGTTCTATCAGTGTGATGCTGATGTGGTTGGCTCTGATTCTCTCCTGAACGAGGTCGAATTGATGCAGATTGTTGATACCGTGTTCACTAAGTTTGGTGTTCGTGTATGCATCAAGATTAATAACCGCAAGATTCTTACCGGTATTGCAGAGGTTATCGGCGAGGCTGAGAAGATTGTAGATATCACAGTGGCCATCGATAAGCTTGATAAAATCGGACTTGACAATGTAAACGAAGAGTTGCGCAATGACGGCATTTCTGAAGATGCCATTGAGAAGTTGCAGCCAATCATCTCACTGTCAGGAACTAATGATGAGAAACTTGAAGTGATAGCGAAGGTTCTCGAAGGTTCAGAAGTTGGTTTGAAGGGTGTAGAGGAAACCAAGTTTATCCTCGATACCTTGAAGACTCTTGGCTTGAACAACGAGATAGAACTGGATCTCACTCTGGCTCGTGGCTTGAACTATTATACAGGTGCAATCTTCGAGGTGAAGGCGCTTGATACTCCAATGGGAAGTATTACAGGTGGTGGTCGTTACGACAACCTCACCGGCATTTTCGGTTTGCCAGGTTTGAGCGGTGTTGGTATCAGTTTTGGTGCTGACCGTATTTATGATGTGTTAGGTGCGCTCGACCTTTATCCGAAGGAGGCTGTAAATGCTACTCAGGTACTGTTTATCAACTTCGGTGAAAAGGAGACAGCTTACTGCCTGCCTATAGTAAGTGCAGCTCGTGCAGCCGGTATCCGTACCGAAATCTTCCCTGATAAGGCGAAGATGAAGAAGCAGATGAGCTATGCCAATGCCAAGAATATTCCGTTTGTGGTGCTTGCAGGTGAGAATGAGATGGCTCAGGGCAAGGTTACGCTTAAGAATATGGAAACTGGCGAACAAACCTTGGTTACTGCCGAGGAATTGATAGCCAAAATAAATAAATAA
- a CDS encoding trimeric intracellular cation channel family protein: MIHGDPEFVLTLHSVIEFIGTFAFALSGIRLAASKHYDWLGGFVCGVAVAIGGGTIRDVMLGVRPFWMLSPIYLICTLFAQLVVIACHRYLKRLDNTWFLFDTLGLALFNIAGIQKSLECGFSFWVAIIMGCITGAAGGVIRDVLLNEEPVIFRKEIYAMACVAGGLAYWGLSYLGVSLYITVIVAFCVVCAIRLLAVRYHISLPKLRDEEQTVE, translated from the coding sequence ATGATACATGGCGATCCAGAATTCGTGCTCACGCTTCATAGTGTGATAGAATTCATCGGTACATTTGCTTTTGCCCTTTCGGGCATTCGTCTGGCTGCAAGTAAGCACTATGATTGGCTGGGCGGTTTTGTTTGTGGTGTGGCTGTAGCCATAGGTGGTGGAACCATACGAGATGTGATGCTTGGTGTGCGTCCGTTTTGGATGTTGAGTCCTATCTACCTGATTTGTACACTGTTTGCGCAGTTGGTAGTGATTGCTTGCCACCGCTATCTTAAGCGTCTTGACAATACCTGGTTTCTGTTTGATACCTTGGGCTTGGCGCTTTTCAATATTGCGGGCATCCAGAAGTCGCTCGAATGTGGTTTCTCTTTTTGGGTAGCCATCATCATGGGCTGTATCACGGGTGCTGCAGGCGGTGTTATCCGCGATGTGCTTCTTAATGAAGAGCCGGTCATCTTCCGAAAGGAGATTTATGCGATGGCTTGTGTCGCCGGTGGTTTGGCTTATTGGGGATTGAGCTATCTGGGTGTGAGTCTCTATATTACGGTAATTGTAGCTTTCTGTGTGGTTTGCGCCATCCGATTGCTGGCTGTAAGATACCATATTTCACTCCCGAAGCTGAGGGATGAAGAACAAACTGTAGAATGA
- a CDS encoding rhamnogalacturonan acetylesterase — MKKIKAILCVFILALLMTSSTKTTTIFVIGDSTAAEKGGFRNNPERGWGMVLQGFFDDKVIVDNHAVNGRSSLSFINEGRWKKVLDRIKPGDYVFIQFGHNDEKSMPDRHTDPGSTFDANLARYVNETRAKGGIPVLFNAVVRRCYYSAELKNDDDEKLRNKVYDGREQINSDTLIDTHGAYVIAPRNVAKQLNVPFVDATKITHDIETGMGIEGSRKLHMWFMPGENPQVPKGKKDNTHYNVYGARVVAGALADAVAEQVPALKSHVCHYDYVVSAEGRGNFMDLQKAVDAVPVGKKAVVRVLGGEWKKPIIAKGKKIKFVKSFGAKIK, encoded by the coding sequence ATGAAAAAAATAAAAGCTATTTTATGTGTATTCATACTGGCGTTGCTGATGACATCCAGCACAAAGACAACAACGATTTTTGTAATAGGTGATTCTACTGCTGCCGAGAAAGGTGGTTTTAGAAATAATCCAGAGCGAGGATGGGGGATGGTATTGCAAGGCTTTTTTGATGACAAGGTGATTGTTGACAATCATGCTGTTAATGGTCGTTCTTCTTTGAGCTTTATCAATGAAGGAAGATGGAAAAAGGTTTTGGATAGAATAAAGCCAGGTGATTATGTGTTTATCCAGTTTGGGCATAACGATGAGAAGTCTATGCCTGACCGTCATACTGATCCGGGATCTACTTTTGATGCAAACCTTGCCAGATATGTAAATGAGACCCGTGCCAAGGGTGGTATTCCTGTACTGTTCAATGCGGTGGTTCGTCGCTGCTATTATTCTGCAGAATTGAAGAATGATGATGACGAGAAGCTTCGCAATAAAGTATATGATGGAAGGGAGCAGATTAATAGTGATACGCTTATCGATACCCATGGAGCTTATGTGATAGCTCCCCGCAATGTAGCAAAGCAGCTGAATGTTCCGTTTGTTGATGCTACTAAGATTACCCACGATATAGAAACGGGCATGGGTATTGAAGGCAGCCGCAAATTACATATGTGGTTTATGCCTGGCGAGAATCCGCAGGTTCCTAAGGGTAAGAAAGATAATACCCATTATAATGTATATGGTGCACGTGTGGTTGCCGGTGCGCTTGCTGATGCTGTAGCTGAGCAGGTGCCAGCGCTGAAGTCTCATGTCTGCCATTATGATTATGTAGTCTCTGCAGAAGGTCGAGGCAATTTCATGGATTTGCAGAAGGCTGTAGATGCGGTTCCTGTAGGCAAGAAGGCTGTTGTCCGTGTTTTGGGTGGTGAATGGAAGAAGCCAATCATCGCAAAAGGCAAGAAGATTAAGTTTGTCAAGTCATTTGGTGCTAAAATCAAATAG
- a CDS encoding replication-associated recombination protein A, with amino-acid sequence MSEPLAERMRPHTLADYVGQQHLVGEGAVLRKMIDAGRISSFILWGPPGVGKTTLAQIVAHTIKVPFFTLSAVTSGVKDVREVIERAKSGRFFNSASPILFIDEIHRFSKSQQDSLLGAVEKGIVTLIGATTENPSFEVIRPLLSRCQLYVLKPLEKADLEGLLHRAITQDVELREKNIKLEETGALLRYSGGDARKLLNILELVVESAGSSEIVITDKMVEEQLQQNPLAYDKQGDMHYDIISAFIKSIRGSDPDAALYWMARMIEGGEDPQFIARRVVISASEDVGLANPNALLLANAAFDTVMKIGWPEARIALAEAVVYLATSPKSNSAYLGINDALATVRQTGNLPVPLHIRNAPTKLMKDLGYHDGYKYPHDYPGHFTEQQYLPDELKDARFWHAQHSPSEERLYNWMVTCWGERFKN; translated from the coding sequence ATGAGTGAACCGTTAGCTGAAAGAATGAGACCTCACACGCTTGCTGACTATGTAGGACAGCAGCATTTGGTAGGTGAGGGGGCCGTGCTGCGCAAGATGATTGACGCAGGGCGCATATCCTCTTTTATCCTCTGGGGACCCCCTGGAGTGGGCAAGACTACCCTTGCTCAAATCGTGGCACATACTATCAAGGTGCCGTTCTTCACCCTCTCTGCGGTGACCAGTGGCGTAAAGGATGTCCGCGAGGTGATAGAAAGAGCAAAAAGTGGTAGATTCTTTAATTCGGCTTCTCCTATATTGTTTATTGATGAGATTCACCGTTTCTCCAAGAGTCAGCAGGATTCGCTTTTGGGTGCGGTAGAGAAGGGTATTGTTACGCTGATAGGTGCTACCACCGAGAATCCTTCATTCGAGGTGATTCGGCCGCTGTTGTCCAGATGTCAGCTCTATGTGCTCAAACCGCTTGAAAAGGCTGATCTTGAAGGGCTTCTGCATCGTGCCATTACGCAGGATGTAGAACTCAGAGAAAAGAATATTAAGTTGGAAGAGACGGGCGCGCTGCTGCGATATAGTGGTGGAGATGCCCGAAAACTGCTCAATATTCTGGAACTGGTGGTAGAATCTGCCGGATCTTCAGAGATTGTGATTACCGACAAGATGGTAGAAGAGCAGTTGCAACAGAATCCGCTGGCTTACGATAAACAGGGTGATATGCATTATGATATTATCTCAGCCTTTATCAAGAGTATTCGCGGAAGCGATCCCGATGCTGCGCTCTATTGGATGGCGAGGATGATAGAAGGAGGAGAAGACCCGCAGTTTATAGCCCGTAGGGTTGTGATTAGTGCCTCTGAGGATGTGGGACTTGCCAATCCGAATGCACTCCTGCTTGCCAATGCAGCCTTCGATACGGTGATGAAGATAGGGTGGCCCGAAGCGCGTATCGCCCTTGCTGAGGCTGTGGTGTATCTGGCCACGAGTCCGAAGAGCAACAGTGCTTATCTGGGCATTAATGATGCGTTGGCTACTGTACGTCAAACGGGTAATCTGCCTGTTCCGCTGCACATCCGCAATGCTCCTACCAAACTGATGAAAGATTTGGGCTATCATGACGGATATAAGTATCCTCACGATTATCCTGGACATTTCACTGAGCAGCAGTATCTGCCAGACGAACTGAAGGATGCCCGCTTCTGGCATGCGCAGCATTCGCCTTCCGAGGAGCGCCTCTACAACTGGATGGTTACCTGCTGGGGAGAAAGATTCAAGAATTAG